Genomic segment of Populus nigra chromosome 6, ddPopNigr1.1, whole genome shotgun sequence:
ACACCTCATGCACCCAACCTTTTTGTGGACTTTTAACTGTGAGAAAACACATAACCATACAACATGTTAACGGCTCTTTGGAATACAAATCAAGCATTAGAAGTGTGCTAAACATTCAAAAACACTTGAGATATGAAATGCATGCAATAATTACCGAAACATATGACACACAACAAAATTTAATTGCTGCAACATATAACACAAAATAACATACATAACTGTTATTTTTCCCTAAATCAAATGTAAACTTACTTCAAGGTCTGTAGGTTGCCCTTCGATCGAACATTAATTTCAGCCACTGAAATTTTCGGTCCACATCACCCATTGCTGCCCACATTTCCCTCCTACTTCTAACCATGAAAAACTCAGTTGCAAAACAATACAGCTCACTGCCGAACACCACTTCCTCAATGGAGTGAAACTCCTTCATCACCTCTTCTATGCTACATccttttttatccaaaacagTTGACGTGCATTCACTCTTGGTAGACACACTATCAACTAACTTATCTAATCGCGATAACAAATGTGATCCCCTTCCGgcagcccttttttttttcaaattttgttggGAACTTTGTTGCACACCTTTTCTCTTCCCACTACTACTAGTGGGATTGCTTGTGCTGTTGGAAAAATTGACACCAGCCACCATATTATTGACATCGGCAACAAAATTTGGTAGACTATCCTCCTCAGAATCTCCACTACCTTCCTGAAGATGAGGGTCCTCATTTACTGCGTTAGTTTGCCTTTGACCGACACCATCTTCATCAGAATTCAGACCCTGTGATGGAGCCCAAGCATACTGACCGGTAGCAACAGTGTTTGTAAACATGATATCATATTTACAACACAATGTTGGATCGATGCCAACATGCCTAAACTTTCTTGCTCCGCGTATCTCCTACAATAAAGGgacaatgaagaaaaaaatgcataaaaaatgatgtaaaagcATGCAATCAAACAGTTTATTACAGCTCTAAACATACTGAACAAAACAGACCTGGTTTTTAGCTTTCCACCATTCATCAGGAGCCGCAATTGTTCCCAGTTCAGCACTCCAGCCTACTCCTGTTTCGGAAATCAACTTTTTCCATATTCTCCAATCTTTTTTAATTCCGTCCCACTTATTCTTTAATTGTGCTTTCGTTAATGCATGGCCAGTTTGATTCTTAAAGCAATTCATAACATATTTCCACCCAGCTTTGTCGAAATGTGTGTTGGGTCGCATACCTTGCTCAATTGCTTTAATACATATGTCACAAAAAGCATGCAACATCTCTCTAGTCCAACAAGCCTTATCTTGTGATTGAGAATCGTCCATGTTATCGGTTAAAATGTTTTgcctaatatataattaacaggtTAATTTCTTGGAGGCGATGTAAAGGACATGGAATGCACAATCtatcttaattaataaatcgCAACCTAAAATGCAAATTGAGAACATAGACTTAACATAATCAACTTAACACTGTAATTGCTAGGTTTATTTCCATTAATGTTTCAACAAGCCAATGTTTGCATTGCCTAGTATTActaatatttattcaaatttaatgccaaagaatataatgataatatattaatatgtgCTCTATAAAGTATTACAGTTGGCAGAAGTTTAGACAAAGAAAACCTTCAgtttatattctaaaaataaagcTTATATGTCACTATGAGACTTGTGAACGAAGACTATTTACAAGCATATCAAgtacaaacacaagaaaaaaccaACAGATTTAACTCACCATCTCCCTTTCCTTGCAACAACAAAATCCCCACACAATCTTAGCCCTTCATATATACATTATAAACCAGAACTTTTGTCATCCCCTCTTAATACTTTGAAACTTCCCTTCATGTTATACAATTGCAACCAAAAAAATCCAGTCCTGGAAACTTAAATTGCCACTCTAAACTAATAAACCGGTGCAAAAGAAACTCTTAATTTCCACAACACCAATATCCACATATTGCAAAATCATATGCTCTCTTCTTTCCTGCAAAAAAAAGACCATCCTTTTTTCACATTCCACACTCCGCAATCACATCctttatgttataatttttatccTGTCCCAATTGATCAAAAAAATTTTTTGCAGCAATTCTAGCTAACATAAAAGGTATTACTCCACTCTCTTGAAACCTTCCCTTGACAGCAATGATTAACCTTTTCTTGATTaaatttactaatttaaaacaaaaataaaacatcattcTACTAATGCTAAACCAAATTTAGCAGAGACAAAGCAGGTAATGACTAACTAGCtcccatttaaataaaaaacccacATCAAAACCAAAGTCTTTAACACGAAAGCACATGTATTTGTGCCTAGCTATGCATAACAGTGTAAGGAAATGTTAACATTTTGATGGTTTCACACCACGCACAGCCAAAAGCACATGTAAAAAGAGAATCAGAGATATAAAGTAACTGTGCAACCGAAACAGACCAACTGACCGTGAATTTTCTTGTGCAACAGAGACAGAGATTGGTAAGATGCTTATGCTTGAGCTTTCCAGGAGGCTGATTTCGATGCTCTCTTTGGTTCCGGCAAAGAAAACACACAGCAAGAGAACATATTGGTTAGAGAAAACAGTTTGTTTTAGCTTATAAGGCAAGATCTATACATTTTTGTTAGGTCAAGTGCGAATAAAATTACCTGGTTCAGTGCGTGTCTTCTTCAACCGCGAGAGGAGTTCATCATGGCAGCGGATCTGTGGCAGATGGGCTTGATCTACACTCGGCTACAAACACTGGTGACAGCCTGCGTGAGATAATGGACGAAGAGTGTGTGTACTGAAAATGTGATGAGGAGTACTGATTTTTTGAGAAGAGGGCAGCCGTGGAGAAGGAGAGCTCTGGGAGGCGAATGTGGAGGAGGGGAGACGACCGTGATGCAACGGACAGATAGggctgaaattaattttttggtaaAGGTTGCAGCGTTTTCTGAACAGCAGCCACGGCAAAAGCAACAACTAGTTGCTTTTGCTTGTCCTGCGTTTGGAACGCAATTCGTGTGGGTCCCATAGAGTTTGAAAACGTAGGTAGCTATTAACCAAACAGCTTATTTCAATGGAACCGTAGGAAACGTGGACGCTCCCACGTTACCAAACATGTTCTTATTCGTTTACTTTGATTAGTTGCTTTCGTTGCTATCACTCCGTTCTTACCAGGGGAGTTGTTATGTTAATTACTTAACACAAGTCTGGATTGAGGACTTATCTGTTAACCAGACTGGAAAATAGATAGCTAGCAGGATTATCCATCATGTCTGTGCCTCTGAGAATCGAGATCATGCAGAGAGAAACCATCAAACCATCCTCTCCAACGCCCCTTCACTTAAGAAGTCTCAAGCTCTCTCTTCTGGACCAATCCATGCCAGTAGGTCACATTCCCCTGCAGCTATTTTACCCCAGGAATGGAAACGACACAGATCACCTTGCCAAAGCCACGGAAAGGTCACTGCTACTAAAGACCTCACTGTCTGAAGCCTTGACTCATTTTTATCCATTCGCAGGCAGACTCAAAGACAATTTGTCCATTGAATGTGATGACCATGGGGCTGAATATATTGAGGCTCGAATCCATTGTATTCTCTCTGATATTCTCAAAAAGCCTGATACTGAAGTGCTAAAACAACTCCTTCCTGCAGCTATAAGTGAACCAGCCACGGCCAGGGATAGTCAATTAATTGTCCAAGCTAGTTTCTTTGATTGTGGTGGCTTGGCAATTGGCGTgaatctttctcacaaggttgcAGATGCAGCCACGCTAACATCATTCATCAAGTGCTGGGCTGCAACCGCTCGCAGGTCGAGTACTGAGGTGGTGATCAGTCCAGTGTTCATGGGTGCTTCTATTTTCCCACAAATGGATTTACCAATCTCAATGCTTCCAGTATATTTGATTAAAGGAGAGTCTGTCATGAAAAGGTTTGTGTTTGAAGCTCCCAAAATTACTGCTCTCAAGGCTAAAGCCATCAGTGCAAGCGTGCCAGATCCAACACGGGTGGAATCTGTAACAGCGTTGATCTGGAAATGTGCGATGAGCGCATCAAGATCAAACTTGGGGGTTCCAAGAAAAGCTGTGTTGTCTCTTGGAGTGAATATTCGGAAGAGGCTTGTGCCAACCTTACCAGACAACTACGGTGGGAACTACGCAGGTAGTATATCAGCGCGGATAGAGGATCATGATGATTTAGAATTGCAAGGTATAGTGAGCCGTATAAGGAAAGATCTTATAGAGTTTGGTGaaaaatatgctaaaataaCCCCAGGGGACGATATTTCGTTAGCAATTTGCAAGACGGTGGAAGAGTTTGGAAAGATGGCCATGAGCAAAGATATTGACTACTATAACTGCTCCAGTTGGTGTAGATTTGAACTTTATGATGCTGATTTCGGATGGGGAAAACCAAGATGGTTGAGTAATGTTTTAACTATAGAGCTGAAAAATCTTATGTGTTTGATCGACACAAGGGATGGTGATGGAATAGAAGCGTGTATAAGCTTGAGTCCAGAAGACATGGCCTTGTTCGAATCCAACAGGGAGCTGCTTGAATTTGCTTCTGCAAATCCTAGTGTATCAGTTTAGCTCAGATGGAAAGAAGATGTTTGCGAGGCTCAATGTGTGATGTAATGCGCTTGAATCATCGGTTCATTACATTACATTCTTTAGTTTGCTGGTGgtgaaatttcttttctttttcttttttcttgctgtCTGGTCATAAAATTTTACATCAATGTAATAGAGTTTctcaacaatatcattttagctGCTCTAATTTTACGAAATGCCACCACAGATGAGCCATTGAACAAAAATCaagctgtatttttaaaaaatcataacaaatatgAACACTTGGGGGGTTTAATTCACACCTTTTCTATCGGAGCACTTGAATCGGACGGGATAACTAACAAGAATACAAGAATACGGCACCTGGAGCAGAGCAAACACAAATCTCCAATGCCTCGCGCCTCATGACAATAAAAACTTTACATTTACGTCACCAACACATGGTGGtgcttcttaaaaataaattggaatcaACATAAATGAATTGGCAATAGTCCATAGAGCCCTTCAAACACAAAACTATTAGCATACAAGCACTTGGCATCTCTCCATGTGGCTGGAGAGAGTAGTCACACAGAGTGAATGAAAGACTTCCACATTATTGTGCAATTGCACTTGGATTCCGACTTCGGAGGCTTCATGCTGTCCATCTTCGGAGGATTTCACATTATCGTGCAATTGCACTTGGATTCCAACTTAGGAGGCTTCATAATGTCCATCTCGTTCGGAAGCCCAACATTACGCACCATAGATTCATTGGCATTCTCATCGTTCTCGGTCTAGTTGACAAGTGTTCTGGGCTGAATCCCAGAGGAGTGCTGGAAATAGAGTGTCCATTTTATAAAGGAGAAAATAGTAGGGCTTCACCTTGGAAGCGGATCCCTCTTTGTTGTGTCCCACAAGCTCAAGGTTTAGTGGAAAAGCTCGACAAGGATTGGATGGATTTCTATGTCTGGACTCCTAATGGAAGCAGTCTGTCTGCGTTATATCGAGACGAGGCATAAGGGATGCTCTGAAAACAGCACTTTCTGTTCTCTGGATTAATCCGCTGAAAGAATTATGATCATTGAAGCCCGAAGCCTGCAACTAGGCATGAATTGTATAGCTATATAGTTTATTAGCGGGCAACTTCAAAACTGATGCAGCTAGGACTCTATGAGCTGAGGCATTTCGCTAGTTGAAAGtgtccttttttgttatttttcacttGCCGGCACGAGAAAAGTGAAATGTATCTGATATTAAACAAACCATGACCCCTTTTCCTTGTTGGTGGAGGAGGTTGCGTTGCATCTTCTCCACCACTCACTCTGACTGTTTTTTAGTTGAgtatttaaaatatgataataattattttttaaagtattttttaattaaaaatatattaatatatattttttattttttaaaagtaatttttgataaacacatcaaaactatccaaaacttaaaaaaaattaat
This window contains:
- the LOC133697293 gene encoding BAHD acyltransferase At5g47980-like, yielding MSVPLRIEIMQRETIKPSSPTPLHLRSLKLSLLDQSMPVGHIPLQLFYPRNGNDTDHLAKATERSLLLKTSLSEALTHFYPFAGRLKDNLSIECDDHGAEYIEARIHCILSDILKKPDTEVLKQLLPAAISEPATARDSQLIVQASFFDCGGLAIGVNLSHKVADAATLTSFIKCWAATARRSSTEVVISPVFMGASIFPQMDLPISMLPVYLIKGESVMKRFVFEAPKITALKAKAISASVPDPTRVESVTALIWKCAMSASRSNLGVPRKAVLSLGVNIRKRLVPTLPDNYGGNYAGSISARIEDHDDLELQGIVSRIRKDLIEFGEKYAKITPGDDISLAICKTVEEFGKMAMSKDIDYYNCSSWCRFELYDADFGWGKPRWLSNVLTIELKNLMCLIDTRDGDGIEACISLSPEDMALFESNRELLEFASANPSSHRVNERLPHYCAIALGFRLRRLHAVHLRRISHYRAIALGFQLRRLHNVHLVRKPNITHHRFIGILIVLGLVDKCSGLNPRGVLEIECPFYKGENSRASPWKRIPLCCVPQAQGLVEKLDKDWMDFYVWTPNGSSLSALYRDEA
- the LOC133697292 gene encoding L10-interacting MYB domain-containing protein-like, producing the protein MDDSQSQDKACWTREMLHAFCDICIKAIEQGMRPNTHFDKAGWKYVMNCFKNQTGHALTKAQLKNKWDGIKKDWRIWKKLISETGVGWSAELGTIAAPDEWWKAKNQEIRGARKFRHVGIDPTLCCKYDIMFTNTVATGQYAWAPSQGLNSDEDGVGQRQTNAVNEDPHLQEGSGDSEEDSLPNFVADVNNMVAGVNFSNSTSNPTSSSGKRKGVQQSSQQNLKKKRAAGRGSHLLSRLDKLVDSVSTKSECTSTVLDKKGCSIEEVMKEFHSIEEVVFGSELYCFATEFFMVRSRREMWAAMGDVDRKFQWLKLMFDRRATYRP